In Fragaria vesca subsp. vesca linkage group LG1, FraVesHawaii_1.0, whole genome shotgun sequence, the sequence GTCCCCAGCTTGGGCGGCTATTTACCAATCGCAGGCCAAGCTGTAGCGGTGGAATTGCCGCAGCCAGAACACAGTAACAAAAGGTTACTGTTTTCGGCTAGAGTTGACTACTCCGATTGTTGCAGTATAGTAGTTCATCTTATGTCCTTGGATGAAAACCAGGAAACAATCAGTGAAATTTTTCAGATGAATCTGCCGGCTGAGCTCCCTCATCAACCATGGCCAAATGACTGTCATTTCTTCCATCTAGGGGGAAACAATGTCTTCCTTGTCACCACCGCTGGTGTTGGAGAAAGCGCAAAGTCTGGGATTTATACCGGTGGTGCCGTACTGTTTCAATTCGAATTTGATATCTCCAAGGTAGACACGGACAGGAAGAATTGTTTCACTATCCAATTCCAGCCTCCTCGCATTTTCGAATACCATTCCTCTCCAGACTGTGTGTCACCGCCTGAGACACTTGGTTGCTTTCTGCTGTAATGACTTGTAACTTGATTGTCTCATCATCTTCTGTACTATTATATGTAAGTTGTACTCCTACTATCTATTTATCCAGATTTCGTTGTTCTGCCTTGTTTGATTTATCATCCACCACTGAGATTAATGTTGTTGCAATGTGTCCTATGCCATAACGGAATTGCATATTACAAGAATGGTAATATGCCTCGCGCTACTGGCGGTTCAAACTTCAAATCAAATATGTATATCTGTTTCTGGTTCAACATATGCTTTTCTAATGGCTATTCAGCCTTGTTTCGTTTCTTGTGGAAAGTGGTAATGCATGTTATTCTGGATATGGGTTTTGTTTGTTTTG encodes:
- the LOC101307330 gene encoding uncharacterized protein LOC101307330; the protein is MTEKNLNPESHGEEAREGDQSRKRINTGTGSEVEMKPVVGCGGGLKDQVAGKSLILCSMECYWDRPNFRPPPPRYPPQPWDSSYVVRSINLPDLLTSSSSEKLELRELARMDDKDFPGTKLFMSTRLVKPTLDSSICCFDFAARDPEWRRVPSLGGYLPIAGQAVAVELPQPEHSNKRLLFSARVDYSDCCSIVVHLMSLDENQETISEIFQMNLPAELPHQPWPNDCHFFHLGGNNVFLVTTAGVGESAKSGIYTGGAVLFQFEFDISKVDTDRKNCFTIQFQPPRIFEYHSSPDCVSPPETLGCFLL